Proteins from one Deinococcus misasensis DSM 22328 genomic window:
- the fabD gene encoding ACP S-malonyltransferase — MIAALFPGQNSHAVGMGTLMRDAYPVARQVFETADQALPGIVNVMQEGPLEDLTLTANQQPALVTASIAAYRAWQESTGLKPAYAVGHSLGEFSAHVAAGTFSLFEAVQLVHKRGTYMQEAVPVGLGAMAAVMGEDIATITEVCKNTPGVAEVANFNAPTQTVISGEANAVQAASAELKSKGFKVIPLKVSAPFHCTLMQSAREKLETDLQNVQYQQMAFPVIANFTAQEVTDPAEVAALLSAQVTGSVRFVESIYKLRDLGVTEFVEFGSGTVLTGLLKRILPEARSFNIHTPEDIQKYLEAHP; from the coding sequence ATGATTGCTGCCCTGTTTCCCGGACAGAACAGCCATGCCGTGGGCATGGGAACCCTGATGCGGGATGCTTACCCTGTCGCCAGACAGGTCTTCGAGACCGCCGATCAGGCTTTGCCTGGCATTGTGAACGTCATGCAGGAAGGTCCCCTTGAAGACCTCACCCTGACCGCCAACCAGCAACCTGCTCTGGTGACGGCTTCCATTGCTGCTTACCGCGCATGGCAGGAGTCCACAGGCCTCAAACCCGCCTACGCTGTTGGGCACTCTCTGGGCGAATTTTCGGCCCATGTGGCTGCAGGCACCTTCAGTCTGTTTGAAGCGGTCCAACTGGTGCACAAACGGGGCACCTACATGCAAGAAGCTGTGCCTGTGGGCCTCGGGGCGATGGCTGCCGTGATGGGCGAAGACATTGCCACCATCACCGAAGTGTGCAAAAACACCCCCGGTGTTGCAGAGGTGGCGAATTTCAACGCCCCCACCCAGACGGTGATCTCTGGAGAAGCCAACGCTGTGCAGGCCGCCAGTGCCGAACTGAAAAGCAAAGGCTTTAAGGTGATTCCCCTGAAAGTCTCTGCACCCTTCCACTGCACCCTGATGCAATCGGCCAGAGAAAAACTGGAAACGGATTTGCAAAATGTCCAGTACCAGCAAATGGCTTTCCCTGTGATTGCCAACTTCACTGCACAGGAAGTGACCGACCCCGCAGAAGTGGCTGCCCTGCTTTCTGCACAGGTCACCGGAAGCGTGCGCTTCGTGGAAAGCATCTACAAACTGCGCGACCTCGGGGTCACAGAATTTGTGGAGTTTGGCAGCGGAACCGTGCTGACCGGCCTCCTCAAACGCATTTTGCCGGAAGCCAGAAGCTTCAACATCCACACCCCTGAAGACATTCAAAAATACCTGGAGGCCCACCCATGA
- a CDS encoding ATP-dependent metallopeptidase FtsH/Yme1/Tma family protein, whose translation VGAARVRDLFEQAKKAAPCIVFIDEIDAVGRKRGLNVGGGNDEREQTLNQLLVEMDGFESKHDIIILAATNRPDVLDNALLRPGRFDRQVVVDAPDVKGREQILRIHARKKPLDPSVDLHVVATRTPGMVGADLENLLNEAALITARAGRKRINMKDIDEAADRVVMGPARKSRVISDKDKKVTAYHEVGHALAAEKLPNADRVHKLTIVPRGRAAGYMMPMPEDRMHYSQGVLEDMIAVALAGQVAEEIIFGEITTGASSDFQKATNIARKMVTEWGMSPVLGKIAHQVENETYLGGYQDAKNYSQETAELIDNEIKRIIDTQYSKVKSILEEYKPVIHTVVETLMTRETLSGEEFRILLKGGLLPDLEDVDSIPPPTTNLTKPATN comes from the coding sequence GTCGGAGCCGCTCGGGTCCGTGACCTCTTCGAGCAGGCCAAGAAAGCCGCACCCTGCATCGTTTTCATCGACGAAATTGACGCTGTCGGACGCAAACGTGGCCTCAACGTCGGGGGCGGAAACGACGAACGGGAACAAACCCTCAACCAACTGCTGGTCGAGATGGACGGTTTCGAAAGCAAGCACGACATCATCATCCTCGCAGCCACCAACCGCCCAGACGTGCTCGACAACGCCCTCCTGCGTCCCGGACGCTTTGACCGTCAGGTGGTCGTGGATGCCCCCGACGTGAAAGGCCGAGAGCAAATCCTCAGGATTCACGCCCGCAAGAAACCCCTCGACCCGAGTGTGGACCTGCATGTGGTCGCCACCCGCACCCCCGGCATGGTGGGAGCAGACTTGGAAAACCTCCTGAACGAAGCAGCCCTGATCACCGCTCGGGCAGGACGGAAGCGGATCAACATGAAAGACATCGATGAGGCCGCAGACCGGGTGGTGATGGGACCGGCCCGCAAGTCCCGAGTCATTTCAGACAAAGACAAGAAAGTGACGGCGTACCACGAAGTGGGACACGCTCTGGCCGCAGAGAAACTGCCGAACGCAGACCGGGTGCACAAACTGACGATTGTGCCTCGGGGCCGTGCTGCGGGTTACATGATGCCCATGCCCGAGGACCGGATGCACTACTCGCAGGGGGTGCTGGAGGACATGATCGCGGTGGCTCTGGCAGGTCAGGTGGCGGAGGAGATCATTTTCGGGGAGATCACCACGGGGGCTTCGAGTGATTTCCAGAAAGCCACGAACATCGCCCGCAAGATGGTGACCGAGTGGGGCATGAGTCCGGTGCTCGGCAAGATCGCCCACCAGGTCGAGAACGAAACCTACCTTGGTGGCTATCAGGACGCCAAAAACTACAGTCAGGAAACCGCTGAACTGATCGACAACGAGATCAAGCGGATCATCGACACGCAGTACAGCAAGGTGAAAAGCATTCTGGAGGAGTACAAACCAGTGATCCACACGGTGGTGGAAACCCTGATGACCCGAGAAACCCTCTCGGGTGAGGAATTCCGCATCCTCCTCAAAGGCGGTCTTTTGCCTGATCTGGAAGATGTGGACAGCATCCCTCCTCCGACCACGAATTTGACCAAGCCTGCAACGAATTGA
- a CDS encoding acyl carrier protein, producing MSVFEQVKEVIVDKLGVEADKVTLEASFVDDLGADSLETVELIMGLEDKFGVTIADEDAEKIRTVQDAVSFIEGSK from the coding sequence ATGAGCGTGTTCGAACAAGTCAAAGAAGTGATCGTGGATAAACTCGGCGTTGAAGCAGACAAAGTGACCCTGGAAGCCAGCTTTGTGGACGACCTCGGCGCCGACTCTCTGGAAACCGTCGAACTGATCATGGGCCTCGAAGACAAATTCGGTGTGACCATCGCTGACGAAGATGCTGAGAAGATTCGCACCGTTCAAGACGCTGTGAGCTTCATCGAAGGCAGCAAGTAA
- a CDS encoding YceD family protein produces MSVNRANPAIRLSRILNMPGEEVTDSGTFDLLNYEQSGEEVTLQVQDGRYKVTASNVGDDRFWLSGTVEATLFQDCARCLRPTPVPVKATLGILMEYSPKVELPYLDEGEAGEEVIKFGDPIFNLGDIFVENLLINVPFVVLHDENCKGLCPICGIDLNPDSGQTCPYDTCPRVAQEKDSKNPFGALKNLDLPDE; encoded by the coding sequence ATGTCTGTGAATCGCGCTAATCCCGCCATTCGCCTGTCCCGCATCCTGAATATGCCTGGAGAAGAGGTCACCGACTCGGGGACTTTTGATCTTCTGAATTATGAACAGAGTGGCGAAGAAGTCACCCTGCAAGTGCAAGACGGGCGTTATAAAGTTACCGCCAGCAATGTTGGAGATGACCGTTTCTGGCTCTCTGGCACTGTGGAAGCCACCCTGTTTCAGGACTGTGCCCGCTGCCTGAGGCCCACCCCGGTCCCGGTCAAAGCCACACTGGGCATCCTGATGGAGTACAGCCCCAAAGTGGAACTCCCTTACCTCGACGAAGGAGAGGCCGGAGAAGAAGTCATCAAGTTTGGTGATCCCATCTTCAACCTCGGGGACATTTTTGTGGAAAACCTGCTCATCAATGTGCCCTTTGTGGTGCTCCACGATGAGAACTGCAAAGGCCTTTGCCCGATCTGCGGCATCGACCTCAACCCGGACAGCGGTCAAACCTGCCCTTACGACACCTGCCCCAGAGTGGCCCAGGAAAAAGACAGCAAAAATCCCTTTGGTGCTCTGAAAAACCTGGACCTCCCTGATGAGTGA
- the moaC gene encoding cyclic pyranopterin monophosphate synthase MoaC, which translates to MSELTHFENGSPRMVDVAQKPTTTRTAVAEAIIMLPEPAQEALQNNPKGDPLMVAQIAGIMGAKKTSDLIPLCHPLALKKVGVHIEPHEQGLRIEATVKTEGQTGVEMEALTAASVAALTVYDMLKAASKGIEILHIRLLSKTGGKSGDYHVDRNAEE; encoded by the coding sequence ATGAGTGAACTGACCCACTTCGAAAACGGCTCCCCTAGGATGGTGGATGTGGCCCAGAAGCCCACCACCACCCGCACTGCCGTTGCCGAAGCCATCATCATGCTGCCAGAGCCTGCACAGGAGGCACTGCAGAACAACCCCAAGGGCGACCCACTGATGGTCGCCCAGATTGCTGGAATCATGGGGGCCAAAAAAACCAGTGACCTGATTCCGCTCTGTCACCCTCTGGCCCTGAAAAAAGTGGGGGTGCACATCGAGCCCCACGAGCAGGGCCTGCGCATCGAAGCCACCGTGAAAACCGAAGGCCAGACCGGAGTGGAAATGGAAGCCCTGACCGCCGCCAGTGTGGCCGCCCTGACGGTGTACGACATGCTCAAAGCGGCGAGCAAAGGGATCGAGATCCTGCACATCCGCCTGCTCTCCAAGACCGGTGGCAAAAGCGGCGATTACCACGTGGATCGAAACGCAGAGGAGTAA
- the fabG gene encoding 3-oxoacyl-[acyl-carrier-protein] reductase, with product MKVALVTGSSRGLGKAIALELAQKGFKIAVHYSGSQAGAEAVAEEIRAAGGEAQTFQADLSNKEAAVKLVDTVAEAMGGLDVLVNNAGVTRDGLLIRMKDEDWEQVIQTNLSATFYTTRAAVKRMMKARYGRIINLSSVVGLMGNPGQANYVASKAGVIGLTKAVAKEYGGRGITVNAVAPGFIESDMTAKLPENVQQDYLKQIPAGRFGKPEEVAKLVAFLASEDAGYINGQIVEINGGMYSH from the coding sequence ATGAAAGTTGCCCTTGTCACCGGGTCCAGCCGTGGTCTTGGAAAAGCCATTGCTCTGGAACTTGCCCAAAAAGGATTCAAAATTGCCGTGCACTACTCGGGTTCTCAGGCCGGAGCAGAAGCTGTTGCCGAAGAAATCCGTGCTGCCGGAGGAGAAGCCCAGACTTTTCAGGCCGACCTCTCCAATAAAGAAGCCGCCGTCAAACTCGTGGATACCGTTGCAGAAGCCATGGGCGGTCTGGACGTGTTGGTCAACAACGCCGGGGTCACGCGAGACGGCCTCCTCATCCGCATGAAAGACGAGGACTGGGAACAGGTCATTCAGACCAACCTGAGTGCCACCTTCTACACCACCCGTGCAGCCGTCAAACGCATGATGAAAGCCCGGTATGGCCGCATCATCAACCTGTCCAGCGTGGTGGGTCTGATGGGCAACCCCGGACAGGCCAACTATGTGGCCTCCAAAGCTGGGGTCATTGGCCTGACCAAAGCCGTGGCCAAAGAGTACGGTGGCCGCGGCATCACTGTGAACGCAGTGGCCCCCGGTTTCATCGAGTCCGACATGACCGCCAAACTCCCCGAGAATGTCCAGCAAGATTACCTCAAGCAGATTCCAGCAGGCCGCTTTGGCAAGCCCGAAGAGGTGGCCAAACTGGTGGCTTTCCTCGCCTCGGAAGACGCCGGATACATCAACGGACAGATCGTGGAAATCAACGGCGGGATGTACTCCCACTGA
- a CDS encoding beta-ketoacyl-ACP synthase III — MNAGITALGTYVPEQVVTNFDLEQRLDTTDEWVQTRTGIKQRHFAAEGEFCSTLAIRAVENLQARYGENVLNGVDMVIVATATPDAMFPATASLVQAHFGLKAGAFDLLAACPGWLYAVSVAQAYVKSGTCKKVLAIGAETLSRVINWEDRSTAVLFGDGAGAAIIEPVQEGYGFKSFVLGSDGTGADHLHMKAFADCLPSGAKLSNKLYMNGREVFKFAVRVMDTASLEAIEKAGLQTEDISLFVPHQANARIIESARERLKLPLERVVLTVQDYGNNSAASVPLALQRALDEGRVQDGDNLLFVAFGAGLAWAACVLTWGGKQ, encoded by the coding sequence ATGAACGCAGGGATCACCGCATTGGGCACCTACGTTCCAGAGCAAGTGGTCACCAACTTTGACCTGGAACAGCGCCTCGACACCACCGACGAGTGGGTTCAGACCCGGACAGGCATCAAACAAAGACACTTTGCGGCAGAAGGGGAATTCTGCTCCACCCTCGCCATCCGTGCTGTGGAAAACCTGCAAGCCCGGTATGGCGAAAACGTCTTGAATGGCGTGGACATGGTGATCGTGGCCACGGCCACCCCGGACGCGATGTTCCCGGCCACGGCTTCTCTGGTGCAGGCCCATTTTGGCCTGAAAGCCGGGGCTTTTGATTTGCTGGCGGCATGCCCCGGGTGGCTTTACGCTGTTTCGGTGGCGCAGGCGTACGTCAAGTCTGGAACCTGCAAGAAAGTGCTGGCCATTGGCGCGGAAACCCTCTCCAGAGTCATCAACTGGGAAGACCGTTCCACTGCTGTGCTGTTCGGGGATGGTGCAGGTGCAGCCATCATCGAGCCTGTGCAGGAAGGATACGGATTCAAGAGCTTTGTGCTTGGCTCGGACGGAACCGGTGCCGACCACCTGCACATGAAAGCCTTTGCCGATTGCCTCCCCAGCGGAGCCAAATTGAGCAACAAGCTGTACATGAACGGCCGCGAAGTGTTCAAATTCGCGGTGCGCGTCATGGACACCGCCAGCCTTGAAGCCATTGAGAAAGCCGGTTTGCAAACCGAGGACATCAGCCTGTTTGTGCCCCATCAGGCCAATGCCCGGATCATTGAATCGGCCCGCGAACGCCTGAAACTGCCCCTGGAACGGGTGGTTTTGACCGTTCAGGATTACGGAAACAACAGCGCTGCCAGCGTGCCTCTGGCCCTGCAGCGTGCTCTGGACGAAGGACGTGTGCAGGACGGAGACAACCTCCTGTTCGTCGCTTTCGGTGCAGGTCTGGCATGGGCCGCCTGCGTGCTCACCTGGGGAGGAAAACAATGA
- the rocF gene encoding arginase codes for MEVAILGIPMDLGAGRRGVDMGASALRNARIKQHLQELGHSVTDLGNIAVEIADTFNVLEQSGMVFLDPIYDACKRTYDTLMELPEGVFPICMGGDHSVSMGTVAGCARGERTGLIWVDAHTDFNTPETSPTGNIHGMPVAHLCGIGHEKLLSIAGEWNIRPEDIVMIGIRSVDTEERRLIKEHGVKVYTMRDVDEKGISRIASETLQKLGHLKRIHVSFDADGLDPTLAPGVGTPVEGGLTYREAHLLMELFADSGKITSMDIVEVNPILDDKNRTAQVMVEMAGSLLGKRIL; via the coding sequence ATGGAAGTTGCCATTCTTGGAATCCCAATGGACCTCGGGGCCGGACGCCGGGGTGTGGACATGGGGGCAAGTGCCCTCAGAAATGCACGCATCAAACAACACCTGCAAGAACTCGGGCATTCGGTGACCGATCTCGGGAACATCGCTGTGGAGATTGCAGACACCTTCAATGTTCTGGAACAGTCAGGGATGGTCTTTTTGGACCCCATCTACGACGCCTGCAAACGCACCTACGACACCCTCATGGAACTGCCAGAGGGTGTTTTTCCCATCTGCATGGGCGGAGACCACTCGGTCAGCATGGGCACCGTGGCTGGATGCGCCAGAGGAGAACGCACCGGACTGATCTGGGTGGATGCCCACACCGATTTCAACACCCCCGAAACCAGCCCCACCGGAAACATCCACGGCATGCCCGTGGCCCACCTGTGTGGCATCGGACATGAAAAACTGCTTTCGATTGCTGGAGAGTGGAACATCCGCCCAGAGGACATCGTGATGATCGGCATCCGCAGCGTGGACACTGAAGAACGACGCCTGATCAAAGAACACGGCGTGAAGGTCTACACCATGCGCGACGTGGATGAAAAAGGCATTTCCAGAATTGCTTCTGAAACCTTGCAGAAACTCGGGCACCTGAAACGCATCCATGTGTCTTTCGATGCAGACGGTCTGGACCCCACCCTTGCTCCCGGCGTGGGCACCCCTGTGGAAGGGGGCCTCACCTACCGCGAAGCCCACCTGTTGATGGAGCTTTTTGCAGACAGTGGAAAAATCACCAGCATGGACATCGTGGAAGTCAATCCCATTCTGGACGACAAGAACCGCACCGCTCAGGTGATGGTGGAGATGGCTGGAAGCCTGCTCGGGAAACGAATTCTTTAA
- the rpmF gene encoding 50S ribosomal protein L32, whose product MAKHPVPKKKTSKSKRDMRRSHHALVVPNLVDCPNCHSKKLQHHVCNECGYYDGKQVLSV is encoded by the coding sequence ATGGCTAAACACCCCGTACCCAAGAAGAAAACTTCTAAATCCAAACGCGACATGCGCCGCAGCCACCACGCTCTGGTTGTCCCCAACCTCGTGGACTGCCCCAACTGCCACAGCAAGAAACTGCAACACCACGTTTGCAACGAGTGTGGCTACTACGACGGCAAACAAGTTCTGAGCGTCTGA
- a CDS encoding MOSC domain-containing protein: MKLCTLSVGTALEHPYQSGTVSSAILKSPTLEPLQLTQLGLVGDQQVDTKHHGGPDKAVCVYALEHYMFWAERLGRELPVAAFGENFTVTGLTEDQVCIGDVYRVGTTTVQVTQPRQPCFKLAMRHGIKDFAVQVEETGFTGFYLRVLQEGTVQAGDLFEVVQKGEIPVQEVNQILHHEKKDRVGIERLMQDPFVADSLKKQLAKRL, translated from the coding sequence ATGAAACTCTGCACCCTCAGTGTTGGAACGGCTCTGGAACACCCTTACCAGAGTGGCACGGTCAGCAGTGCCATTCTGAAAAGCCCCACCCTTGAACCCCTCCAATTGACCCAGTTGGGTCTGGTCGGTGACCAGCAGGTGGACACCAAACACCACGGCGGACCGGACAAAGCGGTGTGCGTGTATGCTCTGGAGCACTACATGTTCTGGGCAGAGCGTCTGGGTCGTGAACTTCCTGTGGCTGCGTTTGGAGAGAACTTCACCGTGACGGGACTGACCGAGGATCAGGTGTGCATCGGGGATGTGTACCGGGTCGGAACCACCACCGTGCAGGTGACCCAGCCCAGACAGCCGTGTTTCAAGCTGGCCATGCGTCACGGCATCAAAGATTTTGCAGTTCAGGTGGAGGAGACGGGATTCACGGGCTTCTACCTGCGTGTCCTGCAAGAGGGAACAGTGCAAGCAGGAGACCTGTTCGAGGTGGTGCAAAAAGGGGAGATCCCGGTGCAAGAGGTCAACCAGATTTTGCACCATGAGAAAAAAGACCGTGTGGGAATCGAGCGTTTGATGCAGGATCCCTTTGTGGCAGATTCCCTGAAAAAACAGCTTGCCAAAAGGCTCTGA